From one Meles meles chromosome 18, mMelMel3.1 paternal haplotype, whole genome shotgun sequence genomic stretch:
- the LOC123928913 gene encoding uncharacterized protein LOC123928913 isoform X6, with translation MTTGRWLRVGREVGGAARVTGGRGRRKCPRASRHAGQGPAPTSAPLSGPGRRRIPGPDLDAARKEMRRVALRGDSRGHCDPAFWTRARMQLDILYYLASPSCSCVGRTREEPPSHSSPLQKSSRTSNRLKHPVHSCSESGQEEMVYTEGGKNANRSSQRAEVEDVSHRIRRQAKPTD, from the exons ATGACGACAGGGCGGTGGCTGCGGGTGGGGCGCGAGGTGGGAGGTGCCGCGAGGGTaactgggggcagggggcgccGGAAGTGCCCCCGCGCGTCGAGGCACGCGGGGCAGGGCCCGGCGCCCACTAGTGCCCCGCTCTCGGGACCCGGCCGCCGCCGGATCCCGGGCCCAGACCTTGACGCCGCGCGAAAGGAGATGCGGCGCGTGGCGCTGAGGGGCGACAGCCGCGGCCACTGCGACCCGGCCTTCTGGACCCGAGCTCGG ATGCAGCTGGATATCCTGTATTACCTGGCAAGCCCATCTTGCTCCTGTGTGGGAAGGACCAGAGAGGAGCCTCCTAGCCATTCTAGCCCCCTCCAGAAGAGCTCCCGCACCTCCAACAGACTGAAACACCCAGTTCACTCCTGTTCAGAGTCAGGTCAAG AGGAGATGGTGTATACAGAAGGTGGCAAGAATGCAAACAGGTCCTCGCAGAGGGCAGAGGTTGAAGATGTGAG
- the LOC123928911 gene encoding transmembrane ascorbate-dependent reductase CYB561 has product MDSRAGLAATPGALPYYVAFSQLLGLTVVATTGAWLGLYRGGIAWEGALQFNVHPLCMVIGLIFLQGDALLVYRVFRNEAKRTTKVLHGLLHVFALIIALVGVVAVFDYHRKKGYADLYSLHSWCGLLVLVLYFVQWLVGLSFFLFPGASFSLRSRYRPQHVFFGAAIFLLSVGTALLGLKEALLFKLGAKYSTFEAEGVLANVLGLLLVGFGVTVLYILTRSDWKRPPQAEEQALSMDFKTLTEGDSPGSQ; this is encoded by the exons ATGGACAGTCGGGCCGGCCTGGCAGCCACGCCCGGAGCGCTGCCTTACTACGTGgctttctcccagctgctgggCCTGACTGTGGTGGCCACGACGGGGGCTTGGCTCGGTCTGTACAGGGGCGGCATCGCCTGGGAGGGCGCCCTGCAGTTTAACGTGCATCCGCTCTGCATGGTCATAGGCCTGATCTTCCTGCAGGGAGACG CCTTGCTGGTTTACCGGGTCTTCAGGAATGAGGCCAAACGCACAACCAAGGTCCTGCACGGGCTGCTGCACGTCTTCGCGCTCATCATCGCCCTAGTGG GCGTGGTGGCGGTGTTCGACTACCACCGGAAGAAGGGCTACGCGGACCTGTACAGCCTGCACAGCTGGTGTGGCCTCCTCGTGTTGGTTCTCTACTTCGTGCAG TGGCTCGTGGGCTTGAGCTTCTTCCTGTTCCCCGGAGCTTCGTTTTCCCTGCGGAGCCGCTACCGCCCACAGCACGTCTTCTTCGGCGCCGCCATCTTCCTCCTGTCCGTGGGCACCGCCCTGCTGGGCCTGAAGGAGGCGCTGCTGTTTAAACTTGG GGCCAAGTACAGCACGTTTGAGGCGGAGGGTGTCCTGGCCAACGTGCTGGGCTTGCTGCTGGTCGGCTTCGGGGTGACCGTGCTCTACATCTTGACTCGCTCTGACTGGAAGCGGCCGCCCCAGGCGGAGGAACAAGCCCTTTCCATGGACTTCAAGACGCTGACAGAAGGCGACAGCCCCGGCTCCCAGTGA
- the LOC123928913 gene encoding uncharacterized protein LOC123928913 isoform X4, translating to MTTGRWLRVGREVGGAARVTGGRGRRKCPRASRHAGQGPAPTSAPLSGPGRRRIPGPDLDAARKEMRRVALRGDSRGHCDPAFWTRARMQLDILYYLASPSCSCVGRTREEPPSHSSPLQKSSRTSNRLKHPVHSCSESGQEEMVYTEGGKNANRSSQRAEVEDVRSVLGQSTSTEGLLCEC from the exons ATGACGACAGGGCGGTGGCTGCGGGTGGGGCGCGAGGTGGGAGGTGCCGCGAGGGTaactgggggcagggggcgccGGAAGTGCCCCCGCGCGTCGAGGCACGCGGGGCAGGGCCCGGCGCCCACTAGTGCCCCGCTCTCGGGACCCGGCCGCCGCCGGATCCCGGGCCCAGACCTTGACGCCGCGCGAAAGGAGATGCGGCGCGTGGCGCTGAGGGGCGACAGCCGCGGCCACTGCGACCCGGCCTTCTGGACCCGAGCTCGG ATGCAGCTGGATATCCTGTATTACCTGGCAAGCCCATCTTGCTCCTGTGTGGGAAGGACCAGAGAGGAGCCTCCTAGCCATTCTAGCCCCCTCCAGAAGAGCTCCCGCACCTCCAACAGACTGAAACACCCAGTTCACTCCTGTTCAGAGTCAGGTCAAG AGGAGATGGTGTATACAGAAGGTGGCAAGAATGCAAACAGGTCCTCGCAGAGGGCAGAGGTTGAAGATGTGAG ATCAGTCCTCGGTCAGTCAACAAGCACTGAAGGCCTGCTGTGTGAGTGCTAG
- the LOC123928913 gene encoding uncharacterized protein LOC123928913 isoform X5 has translation MTTGRWLRVGREVGGAARVTGGRGRRKCPRASRHAGQGPAPTSAPLSGPGRRRIPGPDLDAARKEMRRVALRGDSRGHCDPAFWTRARMQLDILYYLASPSCSCVGRTREEPPSHSSPLQKSSRTSNRLKHPVHSCSESGQEEMVYTEGGKNANRSSQRAEVEDVRSCSMLNSVPYPDVP, from the exons ATGACGACAGGGCGGTGGCTGCGGGTGGGGCGCGAGGTGGGAGGTGCCGCGAGGGTaactgggggcagggggcgccGGAAGTGCCCCCGCGCGTCGAGGCACGCGGGGCAGGGCCCGGCGCCCACTAGTGCCCCGCTCTCGGGACCCGGCCGCCGCCGGATCCCGGGCCCAGACCTTGACGCCGCGCGAAAGGAGATGCGGCGCGTGGCGCTGAGGGGCGACAGCCGCGGCCACTGCGACCCGGCCTTCTGGACCCGAGCTCGG ATGCAGCTGGATATCCTGTATTACCTGGCAAGCCCATCTTGCTCCTGTGTGGGAAGGACCAGAGAGGAGCCTCCTAGCCATTCTAGCCCCCTCCAGAAGAGCTCCCGCACCTCCAACAGACTGAAACACCCAGTTCACTCCTGTTCAGAGTCAGGTCAAG AGGAGATGGTGTATACAGAAGGTGGCAAGAATGCAAACAGGTCCTCGCAGAGGGCAGAGGTTGAAGATGTGAG